A DNA window from Sulfitobacter noctilucicola contains the following coding sequences:
- a CDS encoding DMT family transporter, whose translation MYQGQHQNNALAAVLIACATAFIAATTLMAKALGTDAYGPPMHALQISHGRFFFALIGLSTAALLLRPKLGAPKWPLHLARTFCGWGGVTLMFASVAYIPLADATAISFLNPVFAMMLAIPLLGEKVGRIRWSAAAIALVGALILLRPTPESFQPAALLAFGAAMIMGLELIFIKKLAGREPPFQILLVNNLLGLSIASVAVIAVWQQPTAAQWLLLAGIGLCMAVAQTFFVNAMARADASFVAPFSYGTLIFAALYDVLFYRVIPDFITLMGAAIIITGAVILALREARLKPTPPRPPTAL comes from the coding sequence ATGTATCAGGGCCAGCATCAAAACAACGCACTCGCCGCCGTGCTGATTGCATGTGCGACCGCTTTCATCGCGGCGACGACGCTGATGGCAAAGGCATTGGGCACAGATGCTTACGGCCCACCAATGCATGCGCTGCAAATCAGCCATGGCCGGTTTTTCTTCGCATTAATCGGACTGAGCACAGCCGCCTTGTTGCTGCGCCCGAAACTGGGTGCGCCGAAATGGCCGCTACATCTGGCCCGCACCTTTTGCGGTTGGGGCGGTGTGACGCTGATGTTCGCCTCTGTCGCCTATATTCCGCTGGCCGATGCAACGGCTATCTCATTTCTGAACCCCGTATTCGCGATGATGCTTGCCATTCCGCTGCTTGGTGAAAAGGTTGGGCGTATCCGCTGGTCTGCTGCCGCTATCGCGCTGGTCGGTGCGCTGATTCTTTTGCGCCCCACCCCCGAGAGCTTTCAGCCTGCCGCGCTTTTGGCCTTTGGCGCAGCCATGATCATGGGTTTGGAACTGATCTTCATCAAAAAACTGGCTGGGCGTGAACCCCCGTTCCAGATTCTGCTGGTTAACAACCTGCTCGGCCTCAGCATAGCCAGCGTCGCGGTGATTGCCGTCTGGCAACAACCCACGGCGGCGCAATGGCTTTTGCTGGCCGGGATCGGGTTATGCATGGCCGTGGCGCAGACCTTCTTTGTCAATGCGATGGCCCGCGCTGACGCCAGTTTTGTAGCGCCTTTCAGCTATGGCACACTGATATTTGCCGCCCTCTACGATGTGCTGTTTTACCGGGTTATTCCCGACTTTATCACGCTCATGGGCGCGGCAATTATCATCACCGGTGCGGTGATTCTGGCACTGCGCGAGGCACGGCTCAAACCCACGCCACCGCGCCCTCCTACGGCTCTTTGA
- a CDS encoding GcrA family cell cycle regulator — MSWTDDRVETLKKMWGEGQSASQIAKELGGVTRNAVIGKVHRLGLSNRATSGTAAKAEAKPKAKAAAPKAAAKPKAAPEEKPAVIMQTQAAAPPKSTLPARKQIIPAGQPLPPQPSANEISPEALAKVNEVEKKAKKIGLMELTERTCKWPVGDPATEDFWFCGLPVKQGKPYCEAHVGVAFQPMSSRRDRRR, encoded by the coding sequence ATGTCCTGGACCGATGACCGCGTTGAAACGCTCAAGAAAATGTGGGGCGAAGGCCAATCCGCAAGCCAGATCGCGAAAGAGCTGGGTGGCGTGACCCGCAATGCCGTGATCGGCAAGGTGCACCGTCTGGGTCTGTCTAACCGTGCGACCAGCGGTACCGCCGCCAAGGCGGAGGCGAAACCCAAGGCCAAAGCTGCAGCACCAAAGGCAGCCGCGAAGCCAAAGGCAGCGCCCGAGGAAAAACCAGCGGTCATCATGCAGACACAAGCGGCTGCCCCGCCAAAGTCTACACTGCCCGCGCGCAAGCAGATTATTCCTGCAGGCCAGCCGCTGCCGCCTCAACCCTCCGCGAACGAGATCAGCCCCGAAGCGCTGGCCAAGGTGAACGAGGTCGAGAAGAAGGCTAAGAAAATCGGCTTGATGGAATTGACCGAGCGGACATGCAAATGGCCCGTTGGTGACCCCGCGACAGAAGACTTTTGGTTTTGTGGCCTGCCTGTAAAGCAAGGCAAGCCTTATTGCGAAGCGCATGTGGGTGTGGCGTTCCAGCCGATGTCCTCACGCAGGGACCGCCGCCGCTAA
- a CDS encoding thiamine pyrophosphate-binding protein, translated as MPQTIRAADALARRLYDAGCRTAFGMPGGEVLTIIDALEAAGIRFILAKHENAAGFIAEGLHHRDHAPAILVGTIGPGTLNGVNTVANALQDQVPMIVLSGCMDADEVQRYTHQVVDQQAVFRPITKATFCLNAGAAHSIADKAVGIATEGRMGPVHIDVPISVADTQVPAEPPAPRPKASSTAPAGPDLETARNWLENAQRPVMIVGVDVLNQHAQNAVVEFAEDHNIPVITSYKAKGVLPEDHALSLGGAGLSPLADTHLLPFVKAADLILCVGYDPIEMRPGWRDIWDPRQQNVIDIAAVPNHHYMHQATLNFVSDCTATLRALSEGLDVHDTWEAGEIYQLKQALSTAFPKDDAWGPAAVIDTCRKILPRDTIASADSGAHRILLSQMWECYAPRDLMQSSALCTMGCAVPMAIGAKLGTPDRPVVSFSGDAGFLMVAGELATAAELDLAPIFVVFVDASLALIEKKQRERQMPNIGVDFAQHNFAAMGVAFGGAGVTVRSREALETALQEALTAETFTVIAAVIEPGAYDGRI; from the coding sequence ATGCCCCAGACCATACGGGCCGCAGACGCCCTCGCCCGCCGCCTCTATGACGCCGGATGCCGTACCGCTTTCGGAATGCCCGGCGGAGAGGTTCTGACCATTATCGATGCGCTTGAGGCTGCCGGCATCCGCTTTATCCTTGCCAAACACGAGAACGCTGCTGGCTTTATCGCCGAAGGTCTGCACCACCGCGACCACGCCCCTGCCATTCTGGTCGGCACGATCGGTCCGGGTACGCTCAACGGGGTGAACACCGTCGCCAATGCCCTACAGGATCAGGTGCCCATGATCGTTCTGTCGGGCTGCATGGATGCTGACGAAGTCCAACGCTACACCCATCAGGTGGTCGACCAACAGGCGGTTTTTCGTCCCATCACCAAGGCGACTTTCTGCCTGAACGCAGGCGCAGCCCATAGCATCGCGGATAAAGCCGTGGGCATTGCGACCGAAGGGCGGATGGGTCCGGTGCATATCGATGTGCCGATTTCAGTGGCCGACACACAAGTGCCGGCAGAACCGCCCGCACCACGCCCCAAGGCCTCGTCCACAGCACCGGCCGGTCCGGATCTGGAAACCGCGCGCAACTGGCTGGAGAATGCGCAGCGGCCTGTGATGATCGTGGGCGTCGATGTGCTCAACCAACATGCGCAGAACGCTGTTGTCGAATTCGCCGAAGACCACAACATCCCTGTGATAACCAGCTACAAAGCCAAGGGCGTGCTGCCGGAAGATCATGCGCTCAGCCTTGGCGGGGCGGGACTTTCCCCGCTGGCAGACACCCATTTGCTGCCCTTTGTGAAAGCGGCTGATCTGATCCTCTGTGTGGGCTATGACCCCATTGAAATGCGGCCCGGTTGGCGCGACATCTGGGACCCGCGACAGCAGAACGTCATCGACATCGCCGCTGTGCCGAACCACCACTACATGCATCAGGCCACGCTGAACTTTGTGAGCGATTGCACCGCGACATTGCGCGCGCTTAGTGAAGGGCTTGATGTGCACGACACGTGGGAAGCTGGCGAGATCTATCAGCTCAAGCAGGCGCTCAGCACCGCGTTTCCGAAGGACGACGCATGGGGGCCTGCTGCGGTGATCGATACCTGCCGCAAGATCTTGCCAAGAGACACCATCGCCTCCGCCGACAGCGGCGCGCACCGAATTTTACTGTCACAGATGTGGGAATGTTATGCCCCCCGTGATCTGATGCAGTCCTCAGCCCTGTGCACCATGGGCTGCGCAGTGCCGATGGCTATCGGTGCCAAGCTCGGAACGCCCGACAGGCCGGTCGTTTCCTTCTCGGGGGACGCGGGCTTTCTTATGGTCGCGGGCGAGCTTGCGACAGCGGCAGAGCTGGACCTTGCTCCGATTTTTGTCGTCTTTGTTGATGCATCCCTTGCCTTAATCGAAAAAAAGCAGCGGGAGCGTCAAATGCCCAACATCGGTGTCGATTTCGCACAGCATAACTTTGCGGCTATGGGCGTCGCTTTTGGCGGAGCAGGCGTAACGGTGCGCAGCCGTGAAGCGCTGGAGACGGCATTGCAAGAAGCCCTGACCGCCGAGACCTTCACCGTCATTGCCGCCGTGATCGAACCCGGAGCCTATGATGGCCGTATCTAA
- a CDS encoding CaiB/BaiF CoA transferase family protein, with amino-acid sequence MAVSKGALDGIFVLDMSRILAGPTCTQMLGDLGATVIKVENPKTNGDDTRGWGPNYAADAEGNPTDLSAYFMAANRNKRSLSVDIATDEGQRILRYLAARADVIVENFKPDGLRKYGLDHETLLAAHPSLVYCSISGFGQTGPNRSQPGYDLMAQGFGGIMSITGAPDGDPMKVGVGIADVMCGMYATIGILAALRHRDRTGEGQHIDLSLVDASMAWLVNEGTNYLTSGELPKRRGNAHPNIVPYDSFECADGYILLAVGNDAQFARYCDTLELEDVGADARFKTNLGRIEHREALMAAIRPAMKAKSKDTLLSALRSAGVPCGPINTIAEALNSDQAKARGGVVNVDCPDTPDGHLRLLGNPLKLSATPVSYRRAPPRFGQDSAEVLETWGPPAPDRKP; translated from the coding sequence ATGGCCGTATCTAAAGGTGCGCTGGACGGCATTTTTGTCCTCGACATGAGCCGTATTCTGGCCGGTCCGACCTGCACACAGATGCTGGGCGACCTGGGAGCGACGGTGATCAAGGTCGAAAACCCCAAAACCAACGGCGACGATACGCGCGGATGGGGACCAAACTATGCGGCTGATGCCGAGGGAAACCCAACCGACCTGTCGGCCTATTTCATGGCCGCCAACCGTAACAAACGGTCACTTTCGGTCGATATCGCAACGGACGAAGGCCAGCGCATTCTGCGCTACCTTGCAGCGCGTGCAGATGTCATTGTTGAGAACTTCAAACCTGACGGTTTGCGCAAATACGGGCTGGATCACGAAACGCTTCTGGCGGCCCATCCTTCCCTTGTTTACTGTTCGATTTCCGGCTTTGGCCAAACGGGGCCGAACCGCAGCCAACCCGGTTACGATCTGATGGCACAGGGGTTTGGCGGGATCATGTCAATAACGGGCGCCCCTGACGGTGATCCCATGAAGGTCGGCGTCGGCATAGCGGACGTGATGTGCGGAATGTACGCCACCATCGGTATTCTGGCGGCCCTGCGCCACCGCGACCGGACAGGCGAAGGCCAGCACATCGATCTGTCTTTGGTAGATGCTTCGATGGCCTGGCTGGTCAATGAGGGTACGAATTACCTTACTTCCGGTGAACTGCCCAAGCGGCGCGGAAACGCACACCCGAATATCGTGCCCTATGACTCTTTTGAATGTGCGGACGGCTATATCCTGCTGGCTGTTGGCAATGACGCACAGTTTGCACGCTATTGCGACACGCTTGAGCTAGAGGATGTCGGTGCTGACGCGCGGTTTAAGACGAACCTCGGGCGGATCGAACACCGCGAGGCTCTCATGGCTGCAATCCGGCCGGCGATGAAGGCGAAAAGCAAGGACACGCTGTTGTCGGCCCTGCGATCGGCTGGTGTCCCTTGTGGACCTATCAATACCATTGCTGAAGCGCTAAATTCCGATCAGGCAAAGGCCAGAGGCGGCGTTGTGAATGTTGACTGCCCCGATACACCCGACGGGCATCTGCGGCTTTTAGGGAATCCGCTAAAGCTCTCAGCCACGCCGGTAAGTTATCGCCGCGCACCACCACGTTTCGGTCAGGATTCTGCAGAAGTCCTTGAAACATGGGGACCGCCTGCACCTGATCGTAAGCCGTAA
- a CDS encoding tetratricopeptide repeat protein: protein MNYDICNAPVSLNNAATVEHWNAMIYAFLAHKPSTPQHLGDVLEAEPQFAMGHAARGLFSLMMGRAEMWQVAEDARTAAHAARGEHSCTPREEGWIAALDQWLADSPTGAIAALEKVLDQHPQDTLTAKTSHAIRFILGDASGMRTSIERVLPAHGPDHPLRGYVMGCHAFTLEETGAYAAAELAGRAGLTYAPDDAWGLHAVAHVHDMRAEPDAGITLIENHKSAWNGSNNFRYHVWWHKALLHLDRGEMDVALSLYDCQIRADKTDDYRDIANATSLLMRLELEGMNIGDRWDELGAFAETRIDDGCVVFADLHYQLALAGAAKGDAAKAMTARFARDAQSTGDMASRVADPGLAALAGLNAFSEGRYADAFAQLADARPKMQTIGGSHAQRDIFERMTIDAGLRASHFDAVEDMLNDRTALRAGKQDRFAATRFDQLAHARRIPAQ from the coding sequence ATGAATTACGATATTTGCAACGCGCCCGTTTCACTGAACAACGCCGCAACCGTCGAGCACTGGAACGCGATGATCTATGCCTTTCTGGCGCACAAACCCTCGACCCCGCAGCATCTGGGGGATGTGTTAGAGGCGGAGCCACAATTCGCGATGGGCCACGCCGCACGCGGGTTGTTCTCTTTGATGATGGGCCGCGCAGAGATGTGGCAGGTTGCCGAAGACGCCCGGACTGCGGCGCATGCCGCAAGAGGCGAGCATTCTTGTACCCCACGGGAGGAAGGCTGGATTGCCGCTCTGGACCAGTGGCTCGCCGACAGCCCCACCGGCGCGATCGCGGCACTCGAAAAGGTGCTAGACCAGCATCCGCAAGACACGCTCACCGCAAAGACCAGCCATGCGATACGGTTCATTCTGGGCGATGCGAGCGGGATGCGGACATCAATCGAGCGCGTGCTGCCGGCACATGGCCCCGATCATCCGCTACGCGGGTACGTAATGGGCTGTCATGCCTTTACCCTTGAGGAAACCGGTGCCTATGCCGCTGCTGAACTTGCAGGCCGCGCGGGCCTCACCTACGCGCCCGACGATGCATGGGGGCTGCACGCAGTGGCCCATGTCCATGACATGCGCGCCGAGCCGGATGCAGGTATCACGCTGATCGAAAACCACAAAAGCGCGTGGAACGGATCAAACAATTTCCGCTATCATGTCTGGTGGCACAAAGCGCTGCTGCATCTTGATCGCGGCGAGATGGATGTGGCGCTTTCGCTCTATGATTGCCAAATCCGTGCGGACAAAACCGATGACTATCGTGACATCGCCAACGCCACATCGCTTCTTATGCGGCTGGAGCTTGAGGGCATGAACATCGGTGATCGCTGGGACGAACTGGGAGCATTTGCGGAGACACGGATCGACGACGGTTGTGTCGTATTTGCAGACCTCCACTACCAACTGGCTCTTGCCGGTGCCGCCAAAGGTGATGCCGCCAAGGCGATGACAGCACGGTTCGCCCGCGATGCGCAATCTACAGGCGACATGGCGTCCCGCGTGGCGGATCCAGGTCTTGCTGCCCTTGCCGGTCTAAATGCCTTTTCCGAAGGCAGATACGCCGATGCATTCGCACAATTGGCGGATGCCCGCCCAAAAATGCAGACGATCGGCGGAAGTCATGCCCAGCGCGACATATTTGAACGCATGACCATTGACGCAGGCCTACGTGCGAGCCATTTCGACGCGGTAGAAGACATGCTGAACGACCGCACTGCACTGCGCGCCGGCAAGCAGGACCGATTTGCCGCAACCCGTTTTGATCAACTCGCCCATGCGCGCCGTATTCCGGCGCAGTAA
- a CDS encoding OpgC family protein translates to MNFADVSSPPSSAAATAVQATPRVRDLRLDFFRGIAMFIILMAHTPGNFLTLWIPARWGFSDATEIFVFCSGMASAIAFGGGFDRAGWVLGTARVLFRVWQVYWAHVGLFFATLALTVYLTDLDITGRNYWGQLNLWMMFVESDKWENSNILLSFMTLSYVPNYFDILPMYMIVLLMMPVVMALSRIDLRLVAAFVIGTWIMAQTALLDFLGFGAYHLEFPAEPWSDRAWFFNPFGWQLIFFTGFAFMRGWLPRPPVTAFLFGVAAFVVIAIIPLSNIGVREFGFAWASDWRTNYAAVIDKSDFGILRYVHFLGLAYIFWVLAGDRGDNLLASGAGVASRIWEQTLKIILKVGQQSLAVFIASMFTARLMGFIMDVLGRSIAMTLLVNLFGFVVLVAVAYGAGWFKSQPWRVKVPA, encoded by the coding sequence ATGAATTTCGCCGATGTATCATCTCCTCCTTCCTCAGCAGCCGCTACGGCGGTTCAGGCCACACCACGTGTGCGCGACTTGCGGCTGGACTTCTTTCGCGGCATCGCGATGTTCATCATCCTGATGGCGCATACGCCGGGCAATTTCCTGACGTTGTGGATACCGGCGCGTTGGGGATTTTCCGACGCTACCGAGATTTTCGTCTTCTGTTCGGGCATGGCCAGCGCCATCGCGTTCGGTGGCGGGTTTGACCGCGCAGGCTGGGTACTGGGCACGGCCCGCGTTCTTTTCCGCGTCTGGCAGGTCTACTGGGCTCACGTGGGACTTTTCTTTGCCACGCTCGCACTGACCGTTTACCTTACCGATCTCGATATCACCGGCCGCAATTACTGGGGACAGCTGAACCTGTGGATGATGTTCGTTGAATCGGACAAATGGGAAAACTCAAACATTCTACTGAGCTTTATGACGCTCAGCTATGTGCCGAATTATTTCGACATTCTGCCGATGTATATGATCGTTTTGCTGATGATGCCGGTCGTTATGGCCCTGTCGCGGATTGATCTGCGGTTGGTCGCAGCCTTCGTGATAGGGACCTGGATCATGGCGCAGACGGCGTTACTGGATTTCCTTGGCTTTGGAGCCTATCACCTTGAATTTCCTGCCGAACCATGGAGTGACCGCGCGTGGTTCTTCAATCCCTTCGGTTGGCAACTGATCTTTTTCACCGGCTTTGCGTTCATGCGCGGATGGCTTCCCAGACCGCCCGTCACTGCGTTCCTGTTCGGAGTGGCGGCGTTCGTCGTGATTGCTATCATCCCGCTTAGCAATATCGGCGTGCGTGAGTTCGGATTTGCATGGGCAAGCGACTGGCGCACCAATTACGCCGCGGTGATCGATAAAAGCGATTTTGGCATCCTGCGTTATGTGCACTTTCTTGGCCTTGCCTATATTTTCTGGGTGCTTGCGGGCGACAGAGGTGACAATCTGCTTGCTTCCGGCGCAGGGGTCGCGTCCCGTATTTGGGAGCAGACCCTCAAGATTATCCTGAAGGTCGGCCAGCAAAGCCTTGCCGTTTTTATTGCCAGCATGTTCACCGCGCGACTGATGGGTTTCATCATGGATGTCTTGGGCCGCAGCATTGCCATGACCTTACTGGTCAATCTCTTTGGCTTTGTCGTGCTGGTCGCTGTCGCCTATGGCGCGGGCTGGTTCAAATCCCAGCCTTGGCGCGTGAAGGTGCCCGCATGA
- a CDS encoding glucan biosynthesis protein, which yields MIRRDVLKSLAALAVVPAASWADEPGLRLSDEATPFDAQTVVSRARALAAEPYAPRPQIPASWRELSYDQYRKIWFDGRNALWENTDAPQRVDVFPPGLYFPQAVALNVVENGNSRAVRFDMGVFDTTDKFPDVEIDETLGYSGLRLRAELEQSGIFQEYAVFQGASYFRGIGTGEIYGLSARGLALKTGDPMGEEFPDFTAFWMERPAPDSDMIVLHALLDSPSCSGAYRFEITHGNVLEMKISATLFAREDMNHVGIAPLTSMFLFDDTMRQRFSDFRPAVHDSDGLLIHNGGGEVIWRPLSNPTTLQISAFSDNNPRGFGLCQRKRQFSDFNDLEALYHNRPAVWITPGEDWGQGAITLVEIPADLEIYDNIVSYWRPAAPILAGTEHSMSYTLHWGADPVAATADVPVKVINTALGGRPEGGQIIAVDFAASPRVPDDLSTVEIILRSSTGSVTPGIVQRNPETKGPRLAFTFNPGDASLVEFRAQLRVNGEPLSEVWLYRWTRA from the coding sequence ATGATACGCCGCGATGTTCTGAAATCCCTTGCCGCACTGGCGGTGGTGCCAGCAGCGTCTTGGGCAGATGAACCGGGCCTGCGCCTGAGCGATGAGGCAACGCCCTTTGATGCGCAAACCGTAGTGAGCCGCGCCCGTGCCTTGGCCGCTGAACCTTATGCGCCACGTCCGCAGATACCGGCAAGCTGGCGCGAGTTGAGCTATGACCAGTACCGCAAGATCTGGTTCGATGGCCGCAATGCACTTTGGGAGAACACCGATGCCCCCCAACGCGTCGATGTGTTTCCTCCGGGCCTCTATTTTCCACAGGCGGTGGCCCTTAATGTGGTTGAGAACGGAAACAGCCGCGCCGTCCGTTTTGACATGGGCGTATTTGACACCACCGACAAATTTCCGGACGTCGAGATTGACGAGACGCTGGGGTATTCTGGCTTGCGTCTGCGTGCGGAACTTGAACAGTCCGGCATTTTTCAGGAATACGCCGTCTTTCAGGGTGCCAGCTATTTCCGCGGCATCGGTACGGGCGAGATTTATGGTTTGTCTGCGCGTGGTCTGGCGCTGAAAACCGGCGATCCCATGGGTGAGGAATTTCCTGACTTCACCGCCTTCTGGATGGAACGACCTGCGCCTGACAGCGATATGATTGTCCTGCATGCGCTGCTCGACAGCCCCTCTTGTTCCGGTGCCTACCGGTTCGAGATCACGCACGGCAATGTGCTGGAGATGAAGATCAGCGCGACGCTTTTTGCCCGCGAGGACATGAACCATGTGGGCATCGCACCGCTGACTTCGATGTTTTTGTTCGATGATACGATGCGCCAGCGCTTTTCTGATTTCCGCCCTGCGGTGCATGACAGTGACGGCTTGCTGATCCACAACGGCGGTGGCGAAGTCATCTGGCGACCCCTATCCAACCCGACCACGCTACAAATCAGCGCGTTTTCCGACAATAATCCGCGCGGCTTCGGCCTCTGCCAGCGCAAGCGGCAGTTCAGCGATTTCAATGATCTGGAGGCATTGTATCATAACCGCCCCGCCGTCTGGATCACCCCCGGAGAAGACTGGGGCCAGGGCGCTATCACACTTGTCGAAATTCCAGCCGACCTTGAAATCTACGACAATATCGTAAGCTACTGGCGCCCTGCCGCGCCGATCCTTGCGGGTACCGAGCATAGCATGAGCTATACCTTGCATTGGGGTGCCGATCCGGTTGCCGCCACCGCAGACGTTCCGGTTAAAGTGATCAATACGGCCCTAGGCGGGCGGCCCGAGGGCGGCCAGATCATCGCAGTCGATTTCGCCGCATCCCCCCGCGTGCCGGACGACCTGAGCACCGTCGAAATCATCCTGCGCAGCTCAACCGGCAGCGTCACCCCGGGGATCGTGCAGCGCAACCCAGAGACCAAAGGTCCGCGCCTTGCCTTCACGTTCAACCCGGGCGATGCGTCATTGGTTGAATTTCGGGCCCAGCTGCGCGTGAACGGCGAACCATTAAGCGAAGTGTGGCTGTACCGGTGGACCAGAGCATGA
- the mdoH gene encoding glucans biosynthesis glucosyltransferase MdoH — protein sequence MSRERQIQTAMPPPAPLAMQVQDFAAAPAIRCAEKAERQPTQWRLAVFVPALIATFCLMYGLYSWLAGAGMTGLEWALLLMIGATFVWVTLSVSTVGIAIAGLLAREEADARPLKDVAPIDVALLVPVYNEVPWDVFGNAAAMLADLAARKTPHRYALFVLSDTSDPQIALQEWQAYQELAATAPFPVHYRRRASNTDKKVGNLVDWITGWGAAYEGMLVLDADSLMTGRAIDRLAGELSSDPDAGLIQTFPMLIGAETVFARLQQFSNVAYGWLLAEGLALWASSEGNYWGHNAIIRTRAFAESAGLPHLTGGGRDDLILSHDFVEAGLLRRAGWRVRFLPRVTGSFEETPASLIDYTLRDRRWCRGNLQHLRLLGTRGLHPVSRFHLFHGAVSYLLSPAWFVLLVIWALLGKDSDTNVVRYFNETNPLFPDWPPAMSHIDSAVFLVIMYAMLLTPKVAAAAIIATTPAARRVFGGTPAFLMAFVTELALSIAYAPVMMIQQTKAVLRAMFTRTEGWAPQQRGVQHYSLRALAKYHWVETVFGLLLVAGLSAGLVSLWLLPIAASLVLAVPLSALSSVKLSLNAPYGLALNSPNTLRPPAIVAQAQAARARIKARLAADVPAE from the coding sequence ATGAGCCGCGAACGACAAATCCAGACGGCTATGCCGCCTCCGGCCCCCCTCGCAATGCAGGTACAGGACTTCGCAGCCGCACCCGCTATTCGCTGTGCCGAGAAAGCTGAACGACAGCCGACACAGTGGCGGCTTGCTGTTTTTGTCCCAGCGCTTATCGCGACCTTCTGTTTGATGTACGGCCTGTATAGCTGGCTGGCAGGTGCGGGTATGACAGGTCTGGAATGGGCGCTCTTGTTGATGATCGGGGCCACGTTTGTCTGGGTGACGCTTTCCGTAAGTACAGTGGGAATTGCCATTGCGGGTTTATTGGCGCGGGAAGAGGCCGATGCACGCCCGCTCAAGGATGTCGCACCGATTGATGTGGCGCTTCTGGTCCCTGTCTATAACGAAGTGCCGTGGGATGTTTTCGGCAATGCTGCCGCGATGCTTGCCGATCTGGCCGCCCGCAAAACACCGCACCGCTATGCGCTTTTTGTGCTGTCAGATACTTCTGATCCGCAGATCGCACTACAAGAATGGCAAGCTTATCAGGAGCTTGCCGCCACAGCGCCATTTCCGGTGCATTACCGTCGCCGTGCATCCAATACCGACAAAAAAGTCGGCAACCTTGTAGATTGGATTACTGGCTGGGGTGCCGCTTATGAAGGGATGCTGGTGCTGGATGCCGACAGCCTCATGACGGGTCGCGCAATCGACCGTCTAGCAGGAGAGTTGTCTAGCGATCCTGACGCGGGGCTGATCCAGACCTTCCCGATGTTAATCGGGGCGGAAACGGTATTCGCTCGCCTTCAGCAATTTTCCAACGTCGCCTACGGCTGGCTTCTGGCAGAAGGGTTGGCGCTTTGGGCCTCCTCAGAGGGCAACTACTGGGGCCATAACGCCATCATCCGAACCCGCGCTTTTGCCGAAAGCGCTGGTCTGCCTCATCTGACAGGCGGCGGCCGCGACGATCTGATACTAAGCCACGATTTTGTAGAGGCAGGATTGCTCCGCCGCGCCGGCTGGCGCGTGCGTTTCCTGCCCCGTGTCACCGGCAGCTTTGAGGAAACACCGGCAAGCCTGATCGACTATACGCTGCGGGACAGACGCTGGTGCCGCGGAAACTTGCAACATTTGCGCTTGCTTGGCACACGCGGCCTGCATCCCGTCTCGCGCTTCCATCTGTTTCACGGCGCGGTCAGCTATCTTTTATCCCCGGCATGGTTCGTACTTCTGGTGATCTGGGCGCTGTTGGGTAAAGACTCCGATACCAATGTGGTGCGCTACTTTAACGAAACAAACCCCCTCTTCCCTGACTGGCCCCCCGCGATGAGTCACATCGACTCAGCCGTCTTTCTGGTGATCATGTATGCCATGCTGCTGACTCCCAAAGTCGCCGCAGCGGCCATCATCGCGACCACTCCAGCAGCCAGACGCGTCTTTGGCGGGACACCGGCCTTTCTGATGGCTTTTGTGACCGAACTCGCGCTTTCTATCGCCTACGCGCCAGTGATGATGATCCAGCAGACCAAGGCCGTCTTGAGGGCGATGTTTACACGCACCGAAGGATGGGCCCCGCAGCAGCGCGGCGTACAGCATTACAGCTTGCGTGCGCTGGCCAAATATCACTGGGTCGAAACCGTCTTTGGGCTATTGCTGGTTGCAGGTCTGAGCGCCGGTCTTGTGTCGCTGTGGCTTCTGCCGATTGCGGCCAGTCTGGTGCTCGCGGTTCCGCTGTCTGCACTGTCATCGGTTAAACTGTCACTGAACGCGCCGTATGGTTTGGCACTCAACAGCCCCAATACGCTACGGCCCCCTGCGATCGTCGCCCAGGCCCAGGCTGCGCGGGCGCGGATCAAGGCACGGTTGGCAGCGGACGTACCGGCTGAATAA